In a genomic window of Candidatus Limnocylindrales bacterium:
- a CDS encoding phosphoribosylglycinamide synthetase C domain-containing protein yields TLAARGIDYRGVLYAGIMLTASGPKVLEYNVRFGDPECQALMMRLDSSLLDLVDATIDRTLASHRLEWKNGSSVCVVMTAAGYPGHIRKGDRIDGIDDAARTAGAQIFHAGTERDASGHWITAGGRVFGVCATGERVADAAAAAYAAVDRIHWNGAHCRRDIAWRAIEREQSQRQTANATSASAK; encoded by the coding sequence AACGCTCGCGGCGCGCGGCATCGATTACCGCGGCGTGCTTTACGCCGGAATCATGCTGACCGCTTCCGGTCCGAAAGTACTCGAGTACAACGTGCGGTTTGGCGATCCCGAATGCCAGGCGCTGATGATGCGCCTCGATTCGAGCCTGCTCGACCTCGTCGATGCGACGATCGACCGCACGCTCGCGAGCCATCGCCTGGAGTGGAAGAACGGATCGTCGGTCTGCGTCGTGATGACGGCAGCGGGCTATCCCGGTCACATCCGCAAAGGCGACCGCATCGACGGCATCGACGATGCCGCGCGAACGGCCGGTGCACAGATCTTTCACGCCGGCACCGAGCGCGATGCGTCGGGTCATTGGATCACGGCCGGAGGCCGTGTGTTCGGCGTGTGCGCGACCGGCGAGCGCGTTGCGGATGCAGCGGCCGCGGCATACGCCGCCGTCGATCGCATTCACTGGAACGGAGCGCACTGCCGCCGCGACATCGCGTGGCGCGCAATCGAGCGCGAACAAAGCCAGCGCCAGACAGCGAACGCGACCAGCGCGAGCGCCAAATAG
- the purE gene encoding 5-(carboxyamino)imidazole ribonucleotide mutase, whose product MTAKAAKPSAKAAAKAPKPAAKPAAKAARTKAAQPLVGILMGSSSDLDVMNEAAKILEELGIAHEVVVTSAHRSPRKTADYAASAADRGLKVLIVAAGLAAHLAGAVAAATTLPVLGVPLDSGSLRGMDALLSTVMMPAGVPVGTLAIGTAGSRNAALLAAQILALSDARLARALVERKRTMADAVPGLVRRWPGNS is encoded by the coding sequence ATGACCGCAAAAGCCGCGAAGCCTTCCGCAAAAGCTGCCGCAAAAGCCCCGAAGCCGGCTGCAAAACCCGCTGCGAAAGCCGCCCGGACGAAAGCGGCCCAGCCGCTCGTCGGCATCCTGATGGGAAGCTCGAGCGATCTCGACGTGATGAACGAGGCCGCGAAGATTCTCGAAGAGCTCGGCATTGCGCACGAAGTCGTCGTCACGTCGGCGCACCGGTCTCCGCGCAAGACCGCCGACTACGCGGCAAGCGCCGCCGACCGCGGCCTGAAGGTCCTGATCGTGGCGGCCGGTCTCGCGGCGCACCTGGCCGGTGCAGTGGCGGCGGCAACCACGCTTCCCGTGCTCGGCGTCCCGCTCGACTCCGGATCACTGCGCGGGATGGACGCGCTGCTGTCCACGGTGATGATGCCCGCCGGTGTACCGGTCGGAACCCTCGCGATCGGGACAGCCGGCTCGCGAAACGCTGCGCTGCTGGCGGCACAGATCCTGGCATTGTCCGACGCGCGCCTCGCTCGCGCGCTCGTCGAGCGCAAGAGAACGATGGCGGATGCGGTGCCCGGACTCGTGCGCAGATGGCCCGGGAACAGCTGA
- a CDS encoding L-threonylcarbamoyladenylate synthase, protein MAREQLTVSDRDIDAAARVLAGGGIVAYPTETVYGLAVDARRAQAVAALVRLKGRDDGRGISLLVRDLDMAMPLLDAAPPADAYALVDAFWPGPLTIVLPASASVAPALRGPSGGVGLRCSSDPWAARLVETFGAPLTSTSANRSGEPPARSADEVRRAFDGASGLALVVDGGPRDSTSASTVVEFYEGRATVVRAGAVRTESIASIITLEPA, encoded by the coding sequence ATGGCCCGGGAACAGCTGACCGTTTCCGATCGCGACATCGACGCTGCGGCGCGCGTGCTCGCCGGCGGCGGGATCGTCGCGTATCCGACCGAGACCGTCTACGGGCTCGCCGTCGACGCGCGCCGCGCGCAAGCGGTAGCGGCGCTGGTCCGTCTCAAGGGCCGCGACGACGGACGCGGGATCTCGCTTCTGGTCCGCGATCTCGACATGGCGATGCCGCTTCTCGACGCGGCGCCGCCCGCGGACGCGTACGCGCTCGTCGACGCGTTCTGGCCCGGTCCGCTGACGATCGTGCTGCCGGCGTCTGCTTCGGTTGCGCCCGCGCTGCGCGGGCCGTCGGGCGGCGTCGGGCTTCGCTGCAGCAGCGATCCGTGGGCTGCGCGGCTCGTCGAGACGTTCGGCGCGCCGCTCACGTCGACGTCCGCCAATCGAAGCGGCGAGCCGCCGGCACGAAGCGCCGATGAAGTGCGCCGTGCATTCGACGGTGCGAGCGGGCTTGCGCTCGTCGTCGACGGCGGCCCGCGAGACTCGACCAGCGCGTCGACCGTAGTTGAGTTTTACGAGGGCCGTGCGACCGTGGTTCGCGCCGGTGCGGTTCGCACCGAGTCGATCGCTTCCATCATCACGCTCGAGCCTGCCTGA
- a CDS encoding DUF1015 domain-containing protein — MARFRPFRAVRYSPSRVGAMDGVVAPPYDVISPAERDAFYEASPFNCTRLILNKEGHDSAAAQYRAWQSDGVLARDAAPAFYLYTQEFEAGGPRRRIGVLGALALEPYSTGVVLRHENTFAHHKRDRLELTRRVKANLSPIFCVYSKPGFVPEPDGGWSATPDVDLMHQGVRHRLWAVRSGEGVRAIEKAVSDQALFIADGHHRYETALNYWYEDVSGGAEPPTGDDSPGDEEAPAAHVLAFLAAFEDPGMVILPTHRELVSAGGADARELERALSESFALESFAADEDGARRLIDALSKVGPDRHAFGVALAGLPHVLLATRPVAAHPSSPLEGLDVKVLHDDIIGGALVRAGATEPKLAYSIDAGEILSRVRSGQLEGAFLMNATRPEQMAAVCRAGELMPHKSTYFYPKLLTGLVFHSLE; from the coding sequence GTGGCCAGATTTCGTCCGTTTCGTGCGGTCCGCTATTCCCCGTCGCGTGTCGGCGCGATGGACGGTGTCGTCGCGCCGCCCTACGACGTGATCAGCCCTGCCGAGCGCGATGCGTTCTACGAGGCGAGCCCGTTCAACTGCACGCGCCTCATCCTCAACAAGGAAGGCCACGACTCGGCCGCCGCGCAGTACCGCGCCTGGCAGAGCGATGGCGTGCTGGCGCGTGACGCGGCGCCGGCCTTCTACCTGTACACGCAGGAATTCGAGGCCGGCGGCCCGAGAAGGCGCATCGGCGTGCTCGGCGCGCTCGCGCTCGAACCGTATTCGACCGGCGTCGTGCTGCGGCACGAAAACACGTTCGCCCATCACAAGCGCGACCGGCTCGAGCTCACGCGACGCGTGAAGGCCAATCTGTCGCCGATCTTCTGCGTGTATTCGAAGCCCGGCTTCGTGCCGGAGCCGGATGGCGGATGGTCGGCAACGCCGGATGTCGACCTGATGCACCAGGGCGTGCGTCATCGGCTGTGGGCGGTGCGAAGCGGCGAAGGCGTGCGCGCGATCGAAAAGGCCGTCAGTGACCAGGCGCTGTTCATTGCCGACGGCCATCATCGCTACGAGACGGCGCTCAACTACTGGTACGAAGACGTCTCGGGCGGTGCGGAGCCGCCGACCGGCGACGATTCGCCGGGAGACGAAGAAGCGCCCGCGGCGCACGTGCTCGCGTTTCTCGCCGCGTTCGAGGATCCCGGCATGGTGATCCTTCCGACCCACCGCGAGCTGGTTTCGGCCGGCGGCGCCGATGCGCGCGAGCTCGAGCGTGCGCTTTCCGAAAGTTTCGCGCTCGAGAGCTTTGCGGCCGACGAGGACGGCGCGCGCCGCTTGATCGATGCGCTTTCGAAGGTCGGTCCCGACCGCCATGCGTTCGGCGTTGCGCTTGCCGGCCTGCCGCATGTCCTGCTCGCGACGCGGCCGGTCGCGGCGCATCCGTCGTCGCCGCTCGAGGGTCTCGACGTCAAGGTTCTCCACGACGACATCATCGGCGGCGCGCTTGTGCGTGCGGGCGCCACGGAGCCGAAGCTCGCGTACTCGATCGATGCCGGCGAGATCCTTTCGAGGGTTCGCTCGGGCCAGCTCGAAGGCGCGTTCCTGATGAACGCGACGCGTCCCGAACAGATGGCTGCGGTCTGCCGGGCCGGCGAGCTCATGCCCCACAAGTCGACCTACTTTTATCCGAAGCTTCTGACGGGCCTGGTCTTCCACTCGCTCGAATAG
- a CDS encoding DUF4056 domain-containing protein produces MAAQRHIDMRPDAHVRSARPAARLTFAVLLLVLSSCAARPRWHSDESPAGRDTARLFRPEGALGAPRDPYAGEIAEVPMRVKMRPCCAFGAQLRVRVGPVPVPLYFFGNMVDRRKLRHHVYDSGSSTFGSRGGAPELLHSEENGLIYSCRAGFLDVAHIRDNADAALYLITAVARNLESGGDIPLPSEGAKVHVALQPIDPATLSQEGRWAIAIPLGQWLAFQSSVWHEIVTWFGWSTFTLFPEKVSSFSPEDLYSDLLGARIAAAVVSQRGARDEFAYNRNMDQWLDRSLELVGSVPAKTAEEAMLSVDGLWWDSTKRIPDVSLVLRRNFDGGPALHPWLVPGSRMGPKLRAACGENPSPMPIDNPDAIDGIDFDGQASLVIDLPDELASREPFRSIGRRLTQKDFSRIVAFIRDENGKMFGPDADKPDAAEPR; encoded by the coding sequence TTGGCTGCGCAGCGGCACATCGACATGCGACCGGATGCACACGTTCGCTCCGCGAGGCCTGCGGCGCGGCTGACGTTTGCCGTGCTGCTGCTGGTGCTTTCGTCGTGCGCGGCCCGTCCGCGCTGGCATTCCGACGAGTCGCCGGCCGGCCGGGATACGGCCCGTCTGTTCCGGCCCGAAGGCGCGCTCGGAGCGCCGCGCGACCCGTATGCCGGCGAGATCGCCGAAGTGCCGATGCGCGTCAAGATGCGCCCGTGCTGCGCATTCGGCGCGCAGCTTCGCGTGCGGGTCGGGCCGGTGCCCGTTCCTCTGTACTTCTTCGGCAACATGGTCGATCGCCGCAAGCTGCGGCATCACGTGTACGACAGCGGCAGCTCGACGTTCGGATCGCGCGGCGGCGCGCCGGAGCTGCTGCACAGCGAAGAGAATGGTCTCATCTACAGCTGTCGCGCCGGATTTCTCGACGTCGCGCACATTCGCGACAACGCCGACGCGGCGCTGTACCTGATCACTGCGGTCGCGCGCAATCTCGAGAGCGGAGGGGACATTCCTCTTCCGAGCGAAGGCGCGAAGGTGCACGTGGCGCTGCAGCCGATCGATCCGGCGACGCTTTCGCAGGAAGGCCGCTGGGCGATCGCGATTCCGCTCGGGCAGTGGCTCGCGTTCCAGTCTTCGGTCTGGCACGAGATCGTCACGTGGTTCGGCTGGTCCACGTTCACGCTGTTTCCCGAAAAGGTCTCGTCGTTCTCGCCGGAGGACCTGTACTCGGATCTTCTCGGCGCACGCATCGCAGCCGCGGTCGTGTCGCAGCGAGGCGCGCGCGACGAGTTCGCGTACAACCGCAACATGGACCAGTGGCTCGACCGCTCGCTCGAGCTGGTCGGCTCGGTGCCGGCCAAGACCGCGGAAGAGGCGATGCTGTCGGTCGACGGCCTGTGGTGGGACTCGACAAAACGGATACCGGACGTGTCGCTGGTCCTGCGGCGCAATTTCGACGGCGGTCCGGCCCTTCATCCGTGGCTGGTTCCGGGCTCCCGGATGGGACCGAAGCTGCGCGCGGCGTGCGGCGAGAATCCGTCGCCGATGCCGATCGACAACCCGGACGCAATCGACGGCATCGATTTCGACGGGCAGGCTTCGCTCGTGATCGATCTTCCCGACGAGCTGGCGTCGCGGGAGCCCTTTCGTTCGATCGGCCGCCGGCTGACGCAGAAGGACTTCTCGCGCATCGTCGCGTTCATCCGCGACGAGAACGGAAAGATGTTCGGCCCCGATGCCGACAAGCCCGATGCCGCGGAGCCGCGCTGA